The sequence GGCTCACCCGTATCCACACAGAAGCCGTAGCTGCCGTCTTCAATTTGACGTAAAGACGCTTGCAGCTTCACCAGCAACTTGCGCTCACGATCGCGGGTACGCAACTCCAAAGCGTATTCTTCTTCTTGAGTCGCTCGGTCCGCAGGATCTGGCGTAGACACTTGCTCTTTCAGATGATTGGTTGTTGCGTTGGCGTTATGAATCATTTCTTCTTGTAAGCTAATCAAAAGTTCTTTGAAAAACTCTAAGTGATCTTCATTCATGTAATCGTCTTCTGAGCCATTCCAGTTGACAATGTCTTGTTCGGTTAATTTAGCCATAATGCTTCCACCTCTTCTAAGTAAACATTTTAGGGCCCAGCCTGAGGCTGAACGATGCCCTATATGCCAAAGTTGCGCATCGTACCACAATACACAACCAATTAATGTTAGTTTTTATCAAAAAAAACCGTATTTTATGCAATAAAACTAAGGTTAATTTTTTTTGATCTTACCTGAAATCTTTATTATTAACTACTTCTAATTACACAAATAAATAACCTTCCAAGAGCCTAGTCAGAAGCGGCAAAATGGTGCCGGTTAGCCACAGTAGAATCAACAATACCACAGTACCCGAAAAATCGAACTGCCCTAGGCGTAAAAAATGAAAAGGCGCCCGGCTTTTGGCGGTTAAACGATGTAAGGCAGGCAAGATATCGGCTGTCGGCGCCGTCATGCTGAGTATGGCTTGCAACAGCAAGGCACCAATAAACACATAGGCCGCTGATTTAATCGTCATGAGTACCGATATTAATACG comes from Neisseriaceae bacterium CLB008 and encodes:
- the dksA gene encoding RNA polymerase-binding protein DksA; amino-acid sequence: MAKLTEQDIVNWNGSEDDYMNEDHLEFFKELLISLQEEMIHNANATTNHLKEQVSTPDPADRATQEEEYALELRTRDRERKLLVKLQASLRQIEDGSYGFCVDTGEPIGLRRLLARPTATLSLEAQERREQMKKQFAG